From Paenibacillus sp. FSL H8-0537:
TATCGCCGTTATCCTTATTTGTATCCGGTTGAAAATGGAAACGACCATCGGAGTGACCCTTGTTATGGTCATTGCTATTATGGAAGCGCATGGACAAGGATTAGACGTGGCGCTGCAGCGATTTTTAATGGTCCTTACGGGTATGGGGGCCGCTTTCACGATTAATGTTCTCGTATTTCCTCCACGCCCGCGCAAGCAATTCACGGAACAGGTGCATCTCGCCTACGGGCAAATGTCTTTGCTGCTGCGAACCGCCGTTTCCAACGAAATGAAGGAGAGCGTGTTCCGGCAGGAGAAGGAAACCTTGCATGTGTCGGTGCGTAAGCTGGAGGATCGCTACACCTTGTTTGAGGAAGAGCGCAAGGTGCTTGCCCAGGCTAAAAAAAGCCATGCCAGACAGCTGCTCGTCTCCAAGCAGACAATCAAGGCGCTGCAAAAGGGCGTTGATCTGCTTGAGGCTGTGGAGGAGCATTATTTTGCCGCTGCCGAGGCTGGGAAATGGGCGCAGCGCTTCGATCACCAGATTGAGGAGCTGACCAAATACCACGAATCGATTTTGCTCAAAATCGAAGGCAAGATGAAGCCTAACTTGAGCTTCGAGCCGGAGGAAGAGCGTGAAGCCCGCCTCATTACCGACCTGACGGATTATTTCCGCGAGGGGCGGGACGAGCATAAGCGCCTTGTGTTCGTCGCGTCGGCTATTTTCGAATATGCCTACCATCTGCGGAGGCTGGAGAAAATCGTGGATCAGGTCCAGCAGCGCGGCATGTCGCCCGAGGAATGGAAGGGAGAAGCGAATGCCAGCGGCAGAGAGGCCAAGGTTAGCGCACAGGAATGACAGGCAGCTGAAGCTGAATGAAGGAGAGTGCAAAAAAACCGTCCTTCGTCAATTGATGATCGATCATTTGACGAAGAGGCGGTTTTTTTGTTTACTTTGCTATTGTTCGTCAATCAAACCATAAGCTATTCGGTCTTATTGCTGCCCTCATGGCGTCTTGGATGCTGCATATGGGCTTCAGGATCCTTGTCATCGTCTTTGGGGATGAGCCGCGGATCGGTTCGCCCTTCATGATGGTTGTCGAAGTCCAGTTCCACCAGCCGCCAAGTCGCCGTCCCCATCTGGGGATCGGCTGGAAACACCTCGCCGCGCTCCAGTTTCTCTTCACGATTCCAATCGTTGCGGTATACACCCGCCACTTCAACAGGCTCGCCCGACATCGGCTTCATCTCATTGTATTGATGCTGCTGTTCTTGGTCCAATTGCTGTTCGTTCATCGTATCTCCCTTTCCAGGCCTGCATAGTCCGTCCAACATGACGGCGGGTCATTCTGCTATAGCATGCCTCAAAAGGGAATATGTATGAGTGCTAATGGATATAACGTTTTTCCAGCCGCTTGCCGCCGAACCACATTAGCACAATGACGGTGCAGGCAACGACGATGCGCCAAGGCTCATGGGCGAAGTTTCCAATATCAAAGCTGAGCAGCGATACGCATAAAATCATGACCGCCTTGCCGAGAAGGGTTGCGATGATGAACGTGCGGAAGGGCACGGCGCTTAAGCCCGACACAATGTTAATGAGCGAGGACGGCGAAAATGGAAAGCAGGCGAGCAGGAACAGCGGCGTAAAGCCGCGATGCTCGATCCATTCGAAGAACCGCCCGGATTTCGGGAAGCGCCGCTCGACTTTTGCTTTGACATTTTTCCCGAGCTTGCGCACGACCCAGAAAACGCCGATGGCCCCAGCAGAAACGCCAATCCAGGAAAATAAGAAGCCGAACCATAGGCCGAAAATATTGGCATTGGCCGCCACAATCGCCAGCAAAGGCAGAAACGGCAGGAAGGCCTCCAGCAGAGGTAAAAGGATGCCAAGCAGCGGTCCGAATTCCCGATAGCTTTCCAGCGTGCGCTGCAGATGCTCTAAATCCATATGCTTTATTTGTTCTATCCAATTTTGCAGCAACGCCATACGTTAACACCCTCACTCACTTGATCAAAATATCAGCCGTTCTAAAAGACATCGTATGGCTTAAACAATACCAGAAAATAGTGGTAGATGCCAAGCTCCCGCATGTGGAACAAGCCAGACCTGCCAGCTCGAGCTCGTTACCCCTGCTCTAAAATAGACGCCTCGCGGTTGCGGATAAACTGCCGCAGCTTATTGGCAAGGTCCCGATTGATTTCTCCACGCTCATACAAGGTCTGCACCTCGACCCGCTCTGCCTGAATGGCAACCCAATGCAAATCGCGCTGCACGTCGGCGTCGCCTCCATTTTGTTTCGGCGATATCGGCTTTTGAAGCTTTTCCTTTATAAAATGGTAATGGCTGATCAGCTCGCTCCGCTCCTCTGAGCCGGACTCGTCCAGGCGGTTATCGAAAGTGTCGATAACCGACTCGCAGGCTCGCAGCTTCATCCTTCTCAGCGCCTCGCGATCGGCTTGGCCTATCTTGGCATTGGCAGGCGATTTCGATTTTTTGAGGGGGAGCATCTCCAGCGGGAGCCTCATCAGCTTTCTCATAATAATCGGCCAAAAGCTTCGGCGTCCCGCCAGCATCAGCTCAAGCTGCTCGAGGCTTCGTTCGAACAGTTCGAACTGCTGCTCGCTGATTTCCCCTTGTGCCAGCATGCGGCGGGCAGCTTCCCGCTCCATGCGGAATGCCTCAAAGCGCAGGTCAATGATCCCCTCATCAACTTGCTTCGTTGTCAGCCGGGGCTTCTGAAGCTCCAGCATGCGGAACCAACGCTCATATTCGGCAAGGACGGCAGCCGTTTCCGCTTCATTTTCCTTGCTCGCTGCTTGGTGGATGGCCTCAATGGCCGCATTCATCATTTTGAGCTGCCCTTGGCGCTCTTTCTCCGTCCGTTTTGATTCATTGCCCGTATCGCTGCTGCTTGCTAGTAGCGGAAGCACGGTGCTCGCGACGAGCAGCGATAACAGAATAACCGCAGTCGCAAGAAAAATAATGACATTCCGCTCGGGAAACGGATTTCCGTCGGCTAGAAACAGTGGAATGGAGAACGCCCCGGCAAGCGTGATGGCACCGCGTACGCCAGAAAGCGAGGTCATGACTAATATTTTAAACGAAGGCTTCTCGCGCTGCTGCTCAGAGCCGAATAAGCGGCCCCCTCTTGTAAAGGCGTACGTCCACAAAAATCGCAGAAGCAATAGCAGTACGAAAATGAAGCAAGCATAGCCTGTCACCTGAAGCGAGTTAATCGCAGGATTAACAAAAATGGTACTGAAGACGACAGGTATTTGCAGTCCTAATATGACAAAAACGAGTCCATTCAGTATGTACAAAATAACCGACCATGTATGGTCAGGCACCTCATCGTTCCGGGCCCGAGCCTTATCGTATTCATCGCGTTCAACGGCATGGACGACGCCTCCGGCTACAGCGGCCAAAATACCGGATACGCCAAGATGCTCGCCAGTCAAATAAAGAGCAAATGGCGTGAGCATATGGATAAGCATATGCAGCGTTGGATCTTCCAGACCAGAACGGCGCAAAACAGCGCGAAGTCCTGTAATCAGGAAGGCCAGCACGCACCCGACCGCAAGGCCGCCCGTCGCAATAACGACAAAGCTGATGCTTGCTTTCGTTAAGGAAAATGTGCCGGTTAGCGCAGCTGCCATCGCAAATTTAAAGGCGACGAGCCCGGAGGCGTCGTTCATCAGCGCTTCCCCTTCCAGCAAATGCCGCAGGCTCTTTGGCAGATGAACCCGCCCCGCTAATGCGTTGACCGCTACAGCATCGGTCGGAGACAGCAGGGCAGCAAGTCCAAACGCTGCCGGCAGCGCAATGGACGGAATCATAAAGTGGATCGCATAGCCGATAAGAAATACGGTGACAAACACAAGGCCGACAGCGAGTAGGAAAATCGGGGCGCGAAGCCTCCATAATTCATTGCGCGGCGTATGCTTGCCATCGTTATACAGCAGCGGAGCTACGAACAATATGAAAAATAGCTCGGGCTCCAGCGTCATATGGACGCCAGACGGTAGAAGCGTAATCCCAATGCCAAGCGCAATTTGGATAAGTGGAGCTGGAACAACCGGAAGATGCCGATTGATAATATTGGACAGCCCGATCAGAGCAAGCAAAATTAATATGGAGGAAAATATAGCCATTCCATCACCCTCTCTTGTAATTGCGTTCAGCTGCTGCTGTCGCTCATGACGGGCTTATTTTCACCTATGTAACTAAATTTTACCCATAATCAGTCTTAATGCTTTCTAGGAGGAGCAGCAGGCTTTGCATGCGCTTTCAGCTTGGTTATGGACTTTCGGTTATGTATAATAGGAAGGGTATGGCAATCAAAAAAAGGATTGAAGGAGTGACTTTCTTTTATGCAATACACTTATTTGGGTCAGTCAGGTTTGCGCGTTAGCCGCTTATGCCTTGGTACCATGAATTTTGGTGTGGATACAGATGAGAAGGAAGCGTTCCGGATTTTGGATGCCGCATTAGATGCGGGCATTAATTTTATTGATACGGCGAACATTTATGGCTGGGGCGAAAACTCTGGACGTACGGAGGAAATTATCGGAAAATGGTTCAGTCAAGGCGGCGGACGCCGTGAGCGTACCGTGCTGGCAACCAAAGTATATGGCGATATGAATGATGACCATGATGGGCCGAACCGAGAAGCCGGCTTGTCCGCTTATAAAATTCGCCGCCATCTGGAAGGCTCGCTGCGCCGCCTGCAGACGGATCATATTGAGCTGTATCAGATGCATCATGTGGATCGTAACGTCCATTGGAATGAATTGTGGAGCGCATTTGAAACGGCTGTCTCGCAAGGCAAAATCGGGTATGTCGGCTCTAGCAACTTTGCTGGCTGGGATATTGCTGTGGCGCAGGGTGAAGCAAAAGCGAGAGGGATTTTGGGGCTCGTATCCGAGCAGCACAAATATAATTTGCTGTGCCGTTTGCCGGAGCTGGAGGTGCTTCCTGCATCGAAGGCGCTCGGTCTTGGCGTTATTCCGTGGAGTCCACTGGATGGGGGGCTGCTTGCGGGCAATCACCGCAGGGATAATGGCGGACGCCGCAGTGGAGACACCAAGCGTCTGGACAAGCATCGCGCGCAGCTGGGCGAATATGGCAAGCTTTGCGATGAGCTGGGTGAGCCTGAGGATCTCGTATCGCTCGCATGGCTGCTGGCGAATCCGGCGGTTACGGCTCCGATTATTGGGGTGCGCACGCTGGAGCAGTTCGAGCGCTCGCTTCGTGCGGTAGAGCTAGAGCTGGATAGCGCGACGCTCGCCCGTATCGATGAGATTTTCCCAGGACCGGGCGGCGATGCGCCTAAAGCTTACGCTTGGTAATTGGTGATTGAATAGCCGTTCATCAAATTAATAAATTAAATAGTACAGGATCTTTGTTCAACTCGATGAAGGAATAGCCTTTCATCTGCATGCGGCTGATCAAGGGCTCATAGTCCTTACGGTGCTTCAGCTCAATGCCGACGAGTGAGGGGCCATTGTCCTTATTGTGCTTTTTCGTATACTCGAAGCGGGTGATGTCATCGGTCGGACCGAGCACATCATCGAGAAATTCTCGCAGCGCACCCGCGCGCTGCGGGAAATTTAACATGAAATAATGCTTGTATCCTTCATAAATGAGCGAACGCTCCTTAATCTCCTGCATGCGGTCAATATCGTTATTCCCTCCGCTAATGACGCACACGACTGTTTTTCCGGCAATCTGATCCCTGAACATTTCAAGCGCAGCTATAGGCAGCGCACCGGCTGGCTCCGCTACAATCGCATTTTCATTGTAAAGATCGAGCATGGTCGTACAAATTTTGCCCTCGGGAACAGGCACGGTATCATCGAGCAATTCGCGGCAGATCGCGAACGTCAGCTTGCCGATCCGCTTTACTGCAGCGCCATCGACGAATTTGTCGATATGCTCAAGCGTAACGACTTCCCCGGCATCTAGCGATTCGCGCAGCGACTGAGCCCCTTCTGGTTCTACGCCAATCACTTTCGTTTCCGGCGAAATGGCTTTTACATATGAAGCTACACCAGCAGCAAGGCCGCCGCCGCCTACAGCCACAAATACAAAATCCGGCACCGTATCCGACGCTTCCATCAGTTCTTGTCCGACTGTGCCATTGCCGGCAATAATTTTCAAATCGTCAAACGGATGAACGAAAGCCGTACCGCTGCGCTCGCTCTCCTTAATGGCTTCTGCATAAGCATCATCAAAGGTGTCGCCAGTCAAAATAACCTCGACACTGTCGCCACCGAAGAAGGACACTTGGTTTACCTTCTGGCGCGGCGTTGTGCTAGGCATATAAATTTTGCCCGGGATGCCAAGCGCATGGCAGGAGTAGGCAACGCCCTGCGCATGATTGCCTGCGCTTGCGCAGACGACACCTGCGGCAAGCCGCTCTGGCGGCAGTGAACGCATTAAATGGTAGGCACCGCGAATTTTAAAGGAACGCACAATTTGCAAATCCTCGCGTTTCAGCAGGACATTGCAGCCGTAGCGCTCGGAGAGCACGCGATTATATTGCAGGGGCGTGCGGAGAATGACGTCTTTCAAATGCATTTGGGCGTGAACGATGTCTTCAAGCCCAACTCTAGGCGAGTGAGATGATAAATATTCCATGTGAGGCCACCTTCCAGGATTGTTTCCAAACGCGCCACGCCGCCAGAGGAGGCGACAGCCGTTTCACCTTGAAATATAGGAAAGAATGTGATGGTTCTATCCTTTCTCTATATTTCTCGGACTGAAACGCGCTGCGCCGCCAAAGGAGGCGACAGCCGTTTCACCTTGAAATATAGGAAAGTATATGATTTTATCATCCTTTCTCTATATTTCTCGGATTGAAACGCGCCACGCCGCCAGAGGAGGCGACAGCCGTTTCACCTTGCTTGTTGTTGCTCATTATAGCACTA
This genomic window contains:
- a CDS encoding TVP38/TMEM64 family protein codes for the protein MALLQNWIEQIKHMDLEHLQRTLESYREFGPLLGILLPLLEAFLPFLPLLAIVAANANIFGLWFGFLFSWIGVSAGAIGVFWVVRKLGKNVKAKVERRFPKSGRFFEWIEHRGFTPLFLLACFPFSPSSLINIVSGLSAVPFRTFIIATLLGKAVMILCVSLLSFDIGNFAHEPWRIVVACTVIVLMWFGGKRLEKRYIH
- a CDS encoding aromatic acid exporter family protein, translating into MNIGARVLKTGLSVTLAIFLSQFFGFPSSLITAVAAILTIQPSIYRSWQQILDQIQTNLLGAGIALAAMKVFGHTPIAVGLVCIAVILICIRLKMETTIGVTLVMVIAIMEAHGQGLDVALQRFLMVLTGMGAAFTINVLVFPPRPRKQFTEQVHLAYGQMSLLLRTAVSNEMKESVFRQEKETLHVSVRKLEDRYTLFEEERKVLAQAKKSHARQLLVSKQTIKALQKGVDLLEAVEEHYFAAAEAGKWAQRFDHQIEELTKYHESILLKIEGKMKPNLSFEPEEEREARLITDLTDYFREGRDEHKRLVFVASAIFEYAYHLRRLEKIVDQVQQRGMSPEEWKGEANASGREAKVSAQE
- a CDS encoding transposase: MNEQQLDQEQQHQYNEMKPMSGEPVEVAGVYRNDWNREEKLERGEVFPADPQMGTATWRLVELDFDNHHEGRTDPRLIPKDDDKDPEAHMQHPRRHEGSNKTE
- the ilvA gene encoding threonine ammonia-lyase IlvA; protein product: MEYLSSHSPRVGLEDIVHAQMHLKDVILRTPLQYNRVLSERYGCNVLLKREDLQIVRSFKIRGAYHLMRSLPPERLAAGVVCASAGNHAQGVAYSCHALGIPGKIYMPSTTPRQKVNQVSFFGGDSVEVILTGDTFDDAYAEAIKESERSGTAFVHPFDDLKIIAGNGTVGQELMEASDTVPDFVFVAVGGGGLAAGVASYVKAISPETKVIGVEPEGAQSLRESLDAGEVVTLEHIDKFVDGAAVKRIGKLTFAICRELLDDTVPVPEGKICTTMLDLYNENAIVAEPAGALPIAALEMFRDQIAGKTVVCVISGGNNDIDRMQEIKERSLIYEGYKHYFMLNFPQRAGALREFLDDVLGPTDDITRFEYTKKHNKDNGPSLVGIELKHRKDYEPLISRMQMKGYSFIELNKDPVLFNLLI
- a CDS encoding Na+/H+ antiporter, producing MAIFSSILILLALIGLSNIINRHLPVVPAPLIQIALGIGITLLPSGVHMTLEPELFFILFVAPLLYNDGKHTPRNELWRLRAPIFLLAVGLVFVTVFLIGYAIHFMIPSIALPAAFGLAALLSPTDAVAVNALAGRVHLPKSLRHLLEGEALMNDASGLVAFKFAMAAALTGTFSLTKASISFVVIATGGLAVGCVLAFLITGLRAVLRRSGLEDPTLHMLIHMLTPFALYLTGEHLGVSGILAAVAGGVVHAVERDEYDKARARNDEVPDHTWSVILYILNGLVFVILGLQIPVVFSTIFVNPAINSLQVTGYACFIFVLLLLLRFLWTYAFTRGGRLFGSEQQREKPSFKILVMTSLSGVRGAITLAGAFSIPLFLADGNPFPERNVIIFLATAVILLSLLVASTVLPLLASSSDTGNESKRTEKERQGQLKMMNAAIEAIHQAASKENEAETAAVLAEYERWFRMLELQKPRLTTKQVDEGIIDLRFEAFRMEREAARRMLAQGEISEQQFELFERSLEQLELMLAGRRSFWPIIMRKLMRLPLEMLPLKKSKSPANAKIGQADREALRRMKLRACESVIDTFDNRLDESGSEERSELISHYHFIKEKLQKPISPKQNGGDADVQRDLHWVAIQAERVEVQTLYERGEINRDLANKLRQFIRNREASILEQG
- a CDS encoding aldo/keto reductase, encoding MQYTYLGQSGLRVSRLCLGTMNFGVDTDEKEAFRILDAALDAGINFIDTANIYGWGENSGRTEEIIGKWFSQGGGRRERTVLATKVYGDMNDDHDGPNREAGLSAYKIRRHLEGSLRRLQTDHIELYQMHHVDRNVHWNELWSAFETAVSQGKIGYVGSSNFAGWDIAVAQGEAKARGILGLVSEQHKYNLLCRLPELEVLPASKALGLGVIPWSPLDGGLLAGNHRRDNGGRRSGDTKRLDKHRAQLGEYGKLCDELGEPEDLVSLAWLLANPAVTAPIIGVRTLEQFERSLRAVELELDSATLARIDEIFPGPGGDAPKAYAW